TCGATCCAGCGCTACAAGGGTCTCGGTGAGATGGACGCCGACCAGCTGGCCGAGACGACCATGGACCCGCGCCACCGCACCCTGCGCCGGATCAACCTCTCCGACCTGGAAGCGGCCGAGCAGGTCTTCGATCTGCTGATGGGCAACGACGTCGCTCCGCGCAAGGAGTTCATCTCGAACTCCGCGGCGACGCTGGACCGGTCCCGCATCGACGCGTAGCGGCTGCGCCGGGCGGGCTGGGGCGTCGGTGACTGGTCTCAGCCTGCCACGGTCGGGTGGGGCCGGGGCCACGGCGTGAACTGCGCCGCCTGCCCGTGCTGCCCCGTCTGCCGTCTCGTGGACATCGCCGTGCCGCTCTCGATCAGGAGCGGCACGGCGATGTCCGTGTGAGGCGTTGCCGCTGGGCTGGGCGAGAACGCCGGGGAGTCGGGCGCCGGGGAGTCGCGCCGCCTCCGCCGGCCGTTTCCTCGACGCCCTGGTCTGTCAGCGCCGGAACACGCGTCGGCTTCGGCTGCCCCCGGACCGCGTCTCCACCTCTGGGTGGAGACGCGCCCGTCGGGACTCCACCCATGATCCACCCGGGCTCCGATCCTGTGACCTGGCAATTTCCGTAGCGTCGAAGGCGTCGGCAGCACCCGCTGCCGGCACTCCCTCTTCCTCGCCCACGGAGGCTGTGATGTCCGGGCTCGTCGACGCGTTGGTGATCGTGACCGTGGCCGTCCTGGTGATCGCCCGGCAGTTCCGCGCCGACCGGATAGACGGGGAGCGCCGCTGGTGGCTCCTGCCCGCCATCCTGACCGCTGTCGCGCTGCGCGAGCCGGGCATACTCGATTCCCAGCACCCCACTGCCTCGGCGCTGCTGCTCGGCGCCGAACTGCTCGTCGGCCTGGCCACCGGCGCCGGCTGGGCCTGGACCACCCGCATCTGGTCGGAACCGGACGGCTCCCTCTGGTGCCGGAGCAGCAAGGCGAGCGCCGCCGTCTGGGCCGTCGGCATCGGACTGCGCGCCGGCCTCTTCGCCCTCGGCGCGGCCGCCGGCGTCCACCACGACAGCTCCGCCCTGCTGCTGGGGCTCGCCGGCACCCTGCTCGTCCGGTCCGGAATCCTGGCCTGGCGAGCCCAGTCCCTGCGCGCTGACGCGATACCGAGCCGAGCGTACGGTGACAGCACGACCCGGCCCGCGGGGAAGGAGCGCGTGTGAAGGACACCGTCTGGACACGCTGGCCTTCCCGGGAGGCGCTGGGCCGTGAGGGGCTCTCCCGCTCGCGGTGCCTGCTGGCCTGGACGGTGCGGACCCTGGTCCTCGGCGTGCTGCTGTGGGGCACTCTCGCCGACAGCCGGGTGGGCGGCTGGAAGGCGGTTGCCGGGGCCGGAGGAGTGCTCCTTGCGGCACTGCTCGCCTGGGCGTTCTTCCGGACCACGCTCCAGCACCGGCTGTGGCCGTCGCTGGCGTCGCTCGCGCTGCTCCAAGGCGTCGCCGTCGCGGCGCAGCTGTCGGGGTTCGAGGTGGCGGCCCTCGTCATATGGTGCGGCTGCGCCGTTTCGGCACTGGAGCGGCTGCCACCCGCCATCGCCCTCACCGCGGCGGGTCTGGCACTCGGTTCGTACGGGGCCGTCAATGACAGCGACCCCCTGACGACCGTGGTGACCGGCGTCGGCCTCGCCCTGGCCGGCTACACACTGCGCCTCGACGCCGAAGCGCGTGGCAGCGCCCAGCGGCTGCTCGCCCAGGAGCGGGTCGCGCGGGCGGCCGAGGCGGAGACGGCGGCGCTCGCGGAGCGGGCCCGCATAGCCCGGGAGATCCACGACGTGCTCGCCCACAGCCTCTCGGCCCAGCTCGTGCACCTGGAGGCGGCCCGGCTGCTCATCGAGCGCGGCGGGGAACGGGAGCAGATCCTCGAACGAGTGGTGGCGGCACGGGAGATGGCGCGCGGCGGGCTCGCCGAGACTCGCCAGGCGCTCTCCGCCCTGCGCGGCGAGCTGACCCCGCTGGAGGACTTCCTGAACCAGCTGGTGGGTACGTCCGACGGCGCGGAGATCACCATCACGGGTGAACGCAGGACACTGCCGGCCGAGGCCTCGCAGACCGTGCGCAGAGCAGCCCAGGAGGCTCTGACGAACGCCCGCAAGCACGCCCCGGGCGCCAAGGTGCGCCTTCGGCTCGACTACCGCCCGCATGAAGTGACCCTGGACGTAAGGGACTCGGGCGGCTCGCCGGGCGAGCTGACCGGGACGGGAGCCGGGTACGGTCTGCTCGGCATGCGGGAGCGTGCCGAGCTGCTGGGCGGCTCGCTCGAGGCGGGGCCGGGCGAGGAGGGGTTCGTGGTGACGTTGAAGGTGCCGGTATGACCGAGGAGGCCGAGCGGAAAACCGCTCGGGTGGTGGTCGCGGACGACCAGACGGTGGTGCGGGAGGGCATCGTGATGCTGCTCGGCCTGCTGCCCGGGATCGAGGTCGTCGGGGCCGCAGGAGACGGGGAGGAGGCGGTGCGGCTGGTCGGCGAAGTCGCCCCGGACGTGGTGCTGATGGACCTGCGCATGCCCCGCTGCGACGGCGTGGAAGCGACCCGCAGGATCCGCGCGGAGCACCCCGGGACGCAGGTCGTGGTGCTCACGACGTTCGCCGACGACGACTCGCTGTTCCCGGCGCTGGCCGCGGGGGCACGCGGCTATCTCACCAAGGACGCGGGCGGAGAGGACATCGTGCGGGCGGTGCACAGCGTGCTGTCCGGGGACGCGGGACTCTCGCCGGGCATTCAGAGACGGCTCCTGGAGCGCCTGACGGAGGACGACCACAGACCGGCCGCGCCCCGGGAGGCGCCGGACGGGCTCACCGCGCGGGAGACGGAGGTGCTGGTCCTCATCGCCGAGGGGCTCAGCAACCAGGAGATCGCCCGGAGGCTGCATGTCTCCACCGCGACCGTGAAGACGCACATCAACAACATGTTCACCAAGACGGGGCTCAAGGACCGTGCGCAGGCGGTGCGTTACGCGTATGTGCAGGGGCTGGTGCGGCCACCAGCGGGGTGAGTCACCTGATGGGGTGAAGAGGGAGGGGAAGAAGAGTCGGGGATCTTCCCGTTCTGTCCATCCTTGGGCATGCAGCCAAGCAAGGGCCGTCCCCGCGGAGTCGGGGCTGGTCAGGAGAGTTCGGTCGGGCCTTTCGACCGTCAAGTCCCGGTCCCGGCCGAGGAGGCCGCACAGCTCAGGTACGACGACCCCTGGTACGACGCTCTCGCCTCCGGCTGGGGCGAGTCGGCCTGTGCCGGGGCGCCCGCTCCGGCGGTCGTGCCGTCGGCGCGCGGGGAGGGGAAGGCCGGGGGCGCGGCGGCCGACGTGTACCTGGAGGTGCAGCGCAGCGAGGCCTTCCAGGAGGTCAGGCGGCGATACCGCAGGTTCGTGGTGCCGGCCTTCGCGGCCTTCTTCGCCTGGTACGTGGGCTACGTGGTGGCTGCCACGACCGCACCGGAGCTGATGGCCCGGCCCGTGGCGGGAGCGGTGAACGTGGCGATGCTGGCCGGACTCGGGCAGTTCCTGACCACCTTCCTGCTCACCTGGGCGTATGCGCGGCACGCGCGGCTGCGCCGGGACCGGGCGGCGCTGGAGCTGCGCTGGGACACGCAGGAACTGACGCGTGGCGTGAACGGCGGTGCCTCGTGACAGGTGGACACCAGACGCTCGCGCTCCTGCTGTTCAGCGCGTTCGTCGCGGTCACGCTGGCGATCACGACGTGGGTCAGCCGTCACAGGCGCGGCTCGGCGGAGGAGTTCTACGCGGGCGGGCGGCTCTTCTCACCCATGGAGAATGGTTTTGCCATCGCGGGCGACTACATGTCGGCCGCCTCCTTCCTGGGGGTCACCGGGCTCATCGCCCTGTTCGGTTACGACGGGCTGCTCTACGTCGTCGGCTTCCTCGTGGCGTGGCTGGTGGTGCTGTTCTTCGTCGCGGAACTGGTCCGCAACTGCGGCCGGTTCACCCTCGCCGACGTCGTGGCGGCGCGGATGCGGGAGCGGCCGGTACGGATCGCGGCGGGAACCTCCTCGGTGACCGTGTCCGTTCTGTATCTGGTGGCGCAGATGGTCGGAGCCGGAAGCCTGGTGGCGCTGCTGCTCGGGGGTACGAGCGAGGCGGCACGGGCATGGACGGTCATCGGTGTCGGGGCGCTCATGGTGATCTACGTGTCGTTGGGAGGAATGCGGGCGACCACCTGGATCCAGATCGTCAAGGCCGTCCTGCTGCTCGGCGGCACCATCGCGCTGACGGCGCTCGTCCTGGTGCGCTTCCACGGCGATCTTGACCGGCTGCTGCTCACGGCCGCGGAGCGCAGCGGGCACGGCGAGGCGTTCCTGGCGCCGGGGCTGAAGTACGGAGGGGACTGGACCGCCCGTTTCGACTTCATCAGCCTGGGGCTGGCCCTGGTGCTGGGCACGGCGGGGCTGCCGCACATCCTGTCCCGCTTCTACACCGTGCCCACGGCGCGCGCCGCACGCCGCTCGGTCGTCTGGGCCGTGGGGCTCATCGGCGGCTTCTACCTGATGACGATCGTGCTGGGATTCGGCGCGGCCGCCATCGTGGGGCCGGACGCGGTGCGCGGGTCGAACGCGGCCGGGAACACGGCGGTTCCGTTGCTGGCGCTCGATCTGGGCGGTGGCGCCGGGTCCACGGGGGGAACGGTTCTCTTCGCGATCGTCGCCGCGGTCGCCTTCGCCACGATCCTCGCCGTGGTCGCCGGCATCACGCTCGCATCCTCGGCGTCCGTGGCCCACGACCTCTACGCGTCCCTGCGGCGCCGGGGCGGCAAGCCGCGCAGCGAGGTGGCCGTGGCCCGGGTCGCGGCCGTCGGCGTCGGCGTGGTGGCGATCGCCCTCAGCCTGCTCGCCAGGGACCTCAACGTCGCGTTCCTCGTGGGCCTCGCCTTCGCGGTCGCCGCGTCGGCGAACCTCCCGGTGCTGCTGTACTCCCTGTTCTGGCGCGGTTTCACCACACGTGGCGCCGTGTGGGCCGTCTACGGCGGTCTCATTCCGGCCGTGGTGCTCGTGGTGCTCTCCCCGGTGGTCTCGGGCAGCCCCGACTCGCTGTTCCCGGGCGTCGACCTTCAGTACTTCCCGCTGCAGAACCCGGGTCTGGTCTCGATCCCCCTGGGCTTCCTCGCGGGCTGGCTGGGCACGGTCACCTCGGCGGAGGTCCCGGACGAGGCCCGGCACGCGGAGACCGAGGTGCGGTCGCTGACCGGGGCCGGAGCGGCGTGAGGCACACGCCCCTCCCGCTGGGCGGCGGCTAGGGTGCCACCCACGCGTAGCGGTGCTCCGGCCGGCCAGTGTCGCCGTACCGGAGGGAGAGGCGCAGCCGACCGGACTGTTCCAGACGGCGCAGGTAGCGCTGGGCCGTGGAGCGGCTCAGGCCGGTCTCGGCGGCGACCTCGTGGGCGGAGAGCGGATGGTCCGCGCGGTGCAGGACATGGCAGATCAGTTCCGTGGTGGGCTCCGAGTGACCGCTCGGCAGACCGGGGGACGTCGAGACCGGGGTGGTACGCAGCGCGCTGAAGATCCGGTCCACCTGCTCCTGGGCGGCGACGCCGTGGCCGCTGCCGACCCGCTCGACGGTGCGGCGCAGGGCGGCATAGGAGTCGAGGCGGGAGTGCAGCGCGGCGAAGGTGAAGGGCTTGACCAGGTAGTGCAGGGCACCCAGGCGCATCGCGGCCTGGATGGTCGCCACGTCCCCGGCCGCGGTGATCATGATGACATCGGTGCCGTGGCCCTGGTCCCGCATGCGGTGGACGAGTTCGAGGCCCGTCTCGTCGGGCAGGTAGTGGTCCAGCAGCATCAGATCGATGCCTCCGCGCTGCACCCGCGCCAGCGCCTGGGCAGCGCTATGTGCGCGGGCGGCCACCCGGAAGCCGGGTACCTTACCCACGTACTTGGCGTTGATCTCGGCGACACGGAAGTCGTCGTCCACGACCAGGACGTCAATCATCGGGCCTCTTTCCGTCAAGGCCACGCGGGCGTCGAGCCCGTGTTTCGGCTCCGTTGTTGTAACCCGGGAAAAACGAGCACAACAGGCCCTTGCGAGCAAAAGAACGGTATGCGCTCACAAGACTGATGCCGCATCCGGAACCGGATCTACCGTCCCCGGCCATGAGCGCAGACACCAGCCCCGCCATCGAACTGCGGGGCGCGAGCAAAACGTTCAGGACGCCGTCGGGAGGCCTGCACACGGCCGTCCGGGACCTGGATCTCACGGTCGGCCGGGGGGAGTTCGTCGCGGTTGTCGGTCCCACGGGCTGCGGCAAGTCGACCACGCTGACCCTGGTCAGCGGCCTGGAAGAACCCACCGACGGCGAGGTGCTGGTCGCCGGGGAGCCGGTGCGCGGCGTCGGCGACAAGGTCGGCTTCGTCTTCCAGCAGGACGCCACCTTCCCCTGGCGCACGGTCCTGTCCAACGTGATGGCGGGCCCGCGCTTCAGGGGCGTGCCCAAGGCGGAGGCGAAGCGGAGGGCGAGCGAGTGGCTGGCCCGGGTCGGACTCGCGGCCTTCGAGGACCGTTACCCGCACCAGCTCTCCGGCGGCCAGCGCAAACGCGTCGCACTCGCCGCGACCTTCGTCAACGACCCCGAGATCCTGCTCATGGACGAGCCGTTCTCGGCGCTCGACGTGCAGACCCGGGCGCTGATGTCGGACGAACTGCTCGAACTGTGGGAGGGCACGCGCGCCTCGGTCGTCTTCGTCACCCACGACCTGGAGGAGTCCATCGCGCTGGCCGACAAGGTCGTGGTGATGACCGCCGGACCGGCCACCGTGAAGCAGACCTTCACCATCGACCTGCCCCGGCCGCGAAAGGTCGAGGCGGTGCGCCTGGAGCCGCGTTTCATCGAGATCTACCGCGAGATCTGGGAGTCCCTCGGCGAAGAGGTGCGCATCACCCGCGAGAGGGGTGCCGCCCATGTCGCCTGAGGTGATCAGCACCACGGTCGTGGAGACGGCCCAGGCACCGGACCGCGCCCACTCACGGGCCCGCGCCGCGCGCCGGCGGAAAATCCTCATCAACGTCGTCCGGGTACTGCTGCTGGTCGGTGTCCTCGGACTGTGGGAGGCATTGTCCCGGGCCAAGGTCATCGATCCGTTCAACTTCTCCATGCCCTCCCAGATCTGGGACCAGATCTACACCTGGGTGACGCACGGGACCGCGCTCGGCTCCCTGGGCGAGCAGATCTGGTACACGCTCTACGAGGCGCTGCTCGGCTGGGTCCTCGGTGTGGCCACCGGTGTCGTCCTCGGTATCGCGCTGGGACGGATCACCTTGCTCGCCGATGTTCTTGGTCCATACATCAAGGTGCTCAACTCGATCCCCAGGATCGTCCTCGCGCCGATCTTCGTGATCTGGTTCGGGCTCGGCCCCGCCTCCAAGGTCGCGTCGGCCGTCGTCCTGGTCTTCTTCCCGGTGTTCTTCAACGCCTTCCAGGGCGCACGCGAGGTGGACCGCAACCTCGTCTCCAACGCCCGGATCCTGGGCGCGAGCGACCGCAGGGTGACCCTCCAGGTGGTCATCCCGTCCGCCACCTCATGGATCTTCACCAGCCTCCACGTCAGCTTCGGCTTCGCCCTCATCGGCGCCATCGTCGGCGAGTACATCGGCGCCACCAAGGGCATCGGCCTGCTCGTCGCCCAGTCCCAGGGCACCTTCAACGCGGCCGGGGTGTACGCGGCGATGGTCATCCTCGCCGTCGTCGCGCTCCTCGCCGAAGGGCTGCTCACCTTCGCCGAGC
This genomic stretch from Streptomyces sp. Go-475 harbors:
- a CDS encoding DUF1453 domain-containing protein, translated to MSGLVDALVIVTVAVLVIARQFRADRIDGERRWWLLPAILTAVALREPGILDSQHPTASALLLGAELLVGLATGAGWAWTTRIWSEPDGSLWCRSSKASAAVWAVGIGLRAGLFALGAAAGVHHDSSALLLGLAGTLLVRSGILAWRAQSLRADAIPSRAYGDSTTRPAGKERV
- a CDS encoding histidine kinase, which codes for MKDTVWTRWPSREALGREGLSRSRCLLAWTVRTLVLGVLLWGTLADSRVGGWKAVAGAGGVLLAALLAWAFFRTTLQHRLWPSLASLALLQGVAVAAQLSGFEVAALVIWCGCAVSALERLPPAIALTAAGLALGSYGAVNDSDPLTTVVTGVGLALAGYTLRLDAEARGSAQRLLAQERVARAAEAETAALAERARIAREIHDVLAHSLSAQLVHLEAARLLIERGGEREQILERVVAAREMARGGLAETRQALSALRGELTPLEDFLNQLVGTSDGAEITITGERRTLPAEASQTVRRAAQEALTNARKHAPGAKVRLRLDYRPHEVTLDVRDSGGSPGELTGTGAGYGLLGMRERAELLGGSLEAGPGEEGFVVTLKVPV
- a CDS encoding response regulator transcription factor, yielding MTEEAERKTARVVVADDQTVVREGIVMLLGLLPGIEVVGAAGDGEEAVRLVGEVAPDVVLMDLRMPRCDGVEATRRIRAEHPGTQVVVLTTFADDDSLFPALAAGARGYLTKDAGGEDIVRAVHSVLSGDAGLSPGIQRRLLERLTEDDHRPAAPREAPDGLTARETEVLVLIAEGLSNQEIARRLHVSTATVKTHINNMFTKTGLKDRAQAVRYAYVQGLVRPPAG
- a CDS encoding DUF485 domain-containing protein, which codes for MQPSKGRPRGVGAGQESSVGPFDRQVPVPAEEAAQLRYDDPWYDALASGWGESACAGAPAPAVVPSARGEGKAGGAAADVYLEVQRSEAFQEVRRRYRRFVVPAFAAFFAWYVGYVVAATTAPELMARPVAGAVNVAMLAGLGQFLTTFLLTWAYARHARLRRDRAALELRWDTQELTRGVNGGAS
- a CDS encoding cation acetate symporter; its protein translation is MTGGHQTLALLLFSAFVAVTLAITTWVSRHRRGSAEEFYAGGRLFSPMENGFAIAGDYMSAASFLGVTGLIALFGYDGLLYVVGFLVAWLVVLFFVAELVRNCGRFTLADVVAARMRERPVRIAAGTSSVTVSVLYLVAQMVGAGSLVALLLGGTSEAARAWTVIGVGALMVIYVSLGGMRATTWIQIVKAVLLLGGTIALTALVLVRFHGDLDRLLLTAAERSGHGEAFLAPGLKYGGDWTARFDFISLGLALVLGTAGLPHILSRFYTVPTARAARRSVVWAVGLIGGFYLMTIVLGFGAAAIVGPDAVRGSNAAGNTAVPLLALDLGGGAGSTGGTVLFAIVAAVAFATILAVVAGITLASSASVAHDLYASLRRRGGKPRSEVAVARVAAVGVGVVAIALSLLARDLNVAFLVGLAFAVAASANLPVLLYSLFWRGFTTRGAVWAVYGGLIPAVVLVVLSPVVSGSPDSLFPGVDLQYFPLQNPGLVSIPLGFLAGWLGTVTSAEVPDEARHAETEVRSLTGAGAA
- a CDS encoding response regulator; translation: MIDVLVVDDDFRVAEINAKYVGKVPGFRVAARAHSAAQALARVQRGGIDLMLLDHYLPDETGLELVHRMRDQGHGTDVIMITAAGDVATIQAAMRLGALHYLVKPFTFAALHSRLDSYAALRRTVERVGSGHGVAAQEQVDRIFSALRTTPVSTSPGLPSGHSEPTTELICHVLHRADHPLSAHEVAAETGLSRSTAQRYLRRLEQSGRLRLSLRYGDTGRPEHRYAWVAP
- a CDS encoding ABC transporter ATP-binding protein, translated to MSADTSPAIELRGASKTFRTPSGGLHTAVRDLDLTVGRGEFVAVVGPTGCGKSTTLTLVSGLEEPTDGEVLVAGEPVRGVGDKVGFVFQQDATFPWRTVLSNVMAGPRFRGVPKAEAKRRASEWLARVGLAAFEDRYPHQLSGGQRKRVALAATFVNDPEILLMDEPFSALDVQTRALMSDELLELWEGTRASVVFVTHDLEESIALADKVVVMTAGPATVKQTFTIDLPRPRKVEAVRLEPRFIEIYREIWESLGEEVRITRERGAAHVA
- a CDS encoding ABC transporter permease, with protein sequence MSPEVISTTVVETAQAPDRAHSRARAARRRKILINVVRVLLLVGVLGLWEALSRAKVIDPFNFSMPSQIWDQIYTWVTHGTALGSLGEQIWYTLYEALLGWVLGVATGVVLGIALGRITLLADVLGPYIKVLNSIPRIVLAPIFVIWFGLGPASKVASAVVLVFFPVFFNAFQGAREVDRNLVSNARILGASDRRVTLQVVIPSATSWIFTSLHVSFGFALIGAIVGEYIGATKGIGLLVAQSQGTFNAAGVYAAMVILAVVALLAEGLLTFAERRIFRWKPADSGH